In Prunus dulcis chromosome 1, ALMONDv2, whole genome shotgun sequence, the following are encoded in one genomic region:
- the LOC117614836 gene encoding uncharacterized protein LOC117614836 isoform X2, translated as MLLTGLNTQHTSLAIYILMRAAVLASRCGIKSKRFGGICKPLTWAHGDIFLMCLSSSQILSAYILKQESLPPSYKSFLNKHGGKDTVILQGVKEIASGIPFTNLEAIEKYYKSIGTNIKLDPAMEVPCSIVHGDQSCSAHIISFLVQAYKRALPVYLPVYLIPALIVHRQDLLKRHYSILLKGLLGTARSSLFLSVYCSSAWAWTCFLFRIFRRCNIPMVAMGTFPTGLALAIEKKSRRTEISLYCLARAIESFFTCMADTGYLPPSTKMKRADVVIFSLSTAIIMHCYAQEREVFRSKYLNVLDWVFGVPPPSCETPRCKMS; from the exons ATGCTTCTCACTGGCCTGAACACGCAGCATACGAGCTTGGCCATATACATACTTATGCGTGCTGCTGTGTTGGCGTCGCGGTGTGGGATTAAAAGCAAACGGTTCGGGGGCATTTGTAAACCTCTCACTTGGGCTCATGGTGACATTTTTCTTATGTGTCTCTCCTCTTCGCAAATTCT GTCTGCTTACATATTGAAGCAGGAAAGTTTACCTCCATCATACAAATCTTTTCTCAATAAACATGGTGGAAAGGATACAGTAATATTGCAAGGTGTAAAAGAGATTGCAAGTGGCATACCTTTTACTAATTTGGAAGCAAtagaaaaatattacaaatCCATTGGAACAAATATTAAACTAGATCCAGCCATGGAAGTTCCCTGCTCG ATTGTACATGGAGATCAGTCGTGTAGTGCGCATATTATTTCTTTCCTAGTTCAAGCCTATAAGAGAGCATTACCAGTTTATCTTCCAGTGTATCTGATTCCCGCCCTTATAGTTCATCGCCAAGATCTCCTGAAAAG GCATTACTCTATACTACTAAAGGGCCTTCTTGGTACTGCAAGATCAAGCTTGTTTCTATCCGTATATTGCTCATCTGCCTG GGCATGGACATGCTTTCTATTTAGGATTTTCAGGAGATGTAATATTCCAATGGTAGCAATGGGGACG TTCCCAACTGGCTTGGCCTTGGCCATTGAGAAGAAAAGCAGGCGAACTGAGATTTCCCTCTACTGTCTTGCTCGGGCCATCGAGAGCTTTTTCACATGCATGGCTGATACCGGATACTTGCCACcatcaacaaaaatgaagaGAGCTGATGTTGTAATCTTCAGCTTATCCACGGCAATCATAATGCATTGCTATGCACAGGAGAGGGAAGTGTTCCGATCCAAATACTTGAATGTCCTTGATTGGGTTTTTGGCGTCCCACCTCCTTCTTGTGAAACCCCTCGCTGCAAAATGAGTTAG
- the LOC117636371 gene encoding expansin-A16-like has product MRLPNLKALLGSLLLFLLAVFPDHAIAHHRPSFTAGPWKQAHATFYEGGSGTFGGACGYHDVVQEGYGLETVALSNALFNNGQSCGACYDIKCVDQPQWCKPGNPILHVTATNNCPPNWNQASNNGGWCNPPREHFDIAKPVFLNIAEYKAGIVPIEYRRVSCQKKGGIRFTITGNPYFNEVLVWNVAGVGDVVSVQVKGHDKLKWTMMKRMWGQRWVTDAKLVGESLTFRVLASDKRYSTSWHIAPKNWQFGQTFEGKNFR; this is encoded by the exons ATGAGATTGCCTAATTTGAAAGCCCTATTGGGTTCATTGCTGCTCTTTCTTCTAGCAGTATTTCCCGACCATGCCATTGCCCACCATAGGCCAAGCTTCACTGCTGGCCCTTGGAAGCAAGCTCATGCCACATTCTATGAAGGAGGCTCCGGAACATTTG GTGGAGCTTGTGGTTACCATGATGTTGTTCAAGAAGGATATGGCCTGGAGACAGTAGCATTGAGCAATGCATTGTTCAACAATGGACAGTCATGTGGTGCATGCTACGATATCAAATGTGTAGACCAACCTCAATGGTGCAAGCCCGGGAATCCGATTCTGCATGTTACGGCGACTAACAATTGCCCCCCGAATTGGAATCAGGCAAGCAACAATGGAGGATGGTGCAATCCACCACGCGAGCATTTTGACATAGCCAAGCCTGTATTCCTCAATATTGCCGAGTACAAGGCTGGCATCGTCCCAATCGAATATCGCAG GGTTTCATGCCAAAAGAAAGGAGGTATTCGATTCACAATAACCGGGAACCCTTACTTCAACGAAGTGTTGGTGTGGAATGTGGCAGGAGTTGGGGATGTGGTCAGCGTGCAAGTGAAGGGCCACGACAAGTTGAAATGGACAATGATGAAGCGGATGTGGGGTCAGAGGTGGGTTACTGATGCCAAGTTGGTTGGTGAGTCACTCACCTTCCGAGTCCTAGCAAGTGATAAAAGATACTCCACCTCATGGCATATAGCCCCCAAGAATTGGCAGTTTGGCCAGACGTTCGAAGGCAAGAACTTCCGATAG
- the LOC117614879 gene encoding synaptonemal complex protein 1-like, which translates to MQKLGFPSMRSLDKFKSLSKSVSGTSNIFSYSSRPPDSTSSGSFANLKLTAEKLVKEQASVKTDLEMANTKLKKSVEHIRALEEKVQNAFNENAKLKVKQKEDEKLWKGLESKFSSTKTLSDQLTETLQLLAGQVQDAEKDRESFEGKISASAIALDGLNQQMNGLSLKLESAEDIIRNREKGLEELKSDKEEGEKSYRDEQSRTANLIEEKDAMIKNFEATLATNRLAAESLNSKLGEVHLELKLKEDEIKRLITVQENLEKEKLGVQLSNDDLVKRLDMSVLEIKNLEGFVHVLAAHLVELDKQSLDFLDKFDKLNSLYDTCFKLVQQERDLSTKLSQRQYDQLHDRFLTLTSEKDAIELVNQELNNKVLELQKVQESVVAQLSEECRIARERIQNLESEAEGLVSKNIETEKLVSQLELQIDSLLESSRSSENRMQDLLLKISALETESKDNTEKLQAELQKKVEEIDSLIKEGEKREEQVDLMDKQVSQLQNMLEEKENLILQHKAREKNLEEQNTGNQALLAAAESKLVEDKKQYDLMLESKQLELSRHLKDISQRNDQAINDIRKKYEVEKLEIVNMEKGKAEKIVGERERECEKKLEECKEESRQYLMHVQEEHATLVSRIQQEHDKKELSLKAEHSEELKHIQLQAENELKEKMTSLRNEHEAQLRGLRLEHEDECKKLQDELDLQKSKEERQRALLQLQWRVMGDKPQEDKEVNSKKDYSISSRQIRNSVGRKRGQHSLVPENDEKDSPLLVATQTPVSKLLKKVENANTGSIMSIPKHHKKVTHREYEVETSNGRTVTKRRRTRSTVMFEDPRKHKKTSTPKATTPRSVVKASKGGGQPNPSNIGDLFSEGSLNPYADDPYAFD; encoded by the exons ATGCAAAAGCTAGGTTTTCCGAGTATGAGGAGCTTGGATAAATTCAAGTCCCTCTCGAAATCGGTCTCAGGAACTTCGAATATCTTCTCCTACTCCTCCCGTCCTCCAGATTCGACCTCTTCTGGAAGTTTCGCAAATTTGAAGCTCACCGCAG AGAAATTAGTGAAAGAGCAAGCTTCTGTGAAAACTGATCTGGAAATGGCg AACACTAAGCTGAAAAAATCAGTGGAGCACATCCGTGCATTAGAGGAAAAAGTGCAGAATGCTTTCAATGAAAATGCTAAGCTTAAGGTGAAGCAGAAGGAAGATGAAAAGCTGTGGAAGGGATTGGAGTCTAAGTTTTCTTCAACCAAAACTCTCTCTGATCAACTCACGGAAACTTTACAGCTCTTAGCTGGCCAGGTTCAGGATG CCGAGAAAGACAGAGAGTCCTTTGAAGGAAAAATCTCTGCGAGTGCAATAGCTCTTGATGGTTTAAATCAACAGATGAATGGTCTGTCTCTAAAATTAGAGTCTGCAGAGGACATTATAAGGAACC GTGAAAAGGGGCTGGAGGAACTCAAATCTGATAAAGAAGAAGGGGAAAAATCTTACAGAGATGAACAGAGCAGAACTGCAAATCTCATAGAGGAAAAAG ATGCTATGATAAAGAACTTTGAGGCAACTCTAGCAACTAATAGGTTGGCCGCAGAAAGTTTGAACTCTAAGTTGGGTGAGGTGCATCTTGAGTTAAAATTGAAAGAGGATGAAATCAAACGTTTGATAACTGTCCAGGAAAacttggaaaaggaaaagctCGGTGTTCAATTGAGCAACGATGACCTTGTTAAGAGATTAGATATGTCTGTCCTTGAGATAAAAAACCTTGAAGGGTTTGTTCATGTGTTGGCTGCACACTTGGTCGAATTGGATAAACAAAGTTTGGATTTTTTAGACAAGTTTGATAAGCTAAACTCTCTCTATGACACGTGCTTCAAGTTGGTCCAGCAGGAGAGGGACCTTTCTACCAAGCTTTCTCAGAGACAGTACGACCAACTGCATGATAGATTTCTGACCTTAACATCAGAAAAAGATGCTATAGAATTGGTAAATCAGGAGTTGAACAATAAGGTCCTCGAACTCCAGAAAGTTCAGGAGTCTGTTGTGGCACAGCTTTCAGAGGAATGCCGTATAGCCAGAGAGAGGATACAGAACTTGGAGTCTGAAGCAGAAGGTCTGGTctcaaagaatattgaaacAGAGAAGTTGGTCTCCCAATTAGAACTGCAAATTGATTCTTTGTTAGAAAGTTCAAGATCATCTGAGAACAGAATG CAAGATCTGTTGCTGAAAATTTCGGCATTAGAAACTGAGAGTAAAGATAATACAGAGAAATTACAAGCAGAGTTACAGAAAAAAGTGGAAGAAATAGATAGTTTAATAAAGGAGGGTGAAAAACGTGAAGAGCAAGTAGATCTGATGGATAAACAAGTCAGTCAGCTTCAAAACATGCTAGAGGAGAAGGAGAACCTTATTCTGCAACATAAGGCACGAGAGAAGAATCTGGAAGAACAGAACACAGGG AATCAGGCATTGCTGGCTGCTGCTGAAAGTAAACTTGTGGAAGATAAGAAGCAATATGATCTCATGCTAGAGAGTAAACAACTGGAATTATCAAGGCATTTGAAAGATATCTCTCAGAGGAATGATCAG GCAATTAATGACATCCGGAAGAAGTATGAGGTGGAGAAGCTGGAGATAGTTAACATGGAAAAGGGAAAG GCCGAAAAAATTGTtggagaaagggagagagaatgTGAGAAAAAACTTGAAGAATGCAAAGAAGAATCTAGGCAGTACTTGATGCATGTTCAGGAGGAACATGCTACTCTG GTCAGTCGTATTCAGCAAGAGCATGATAAAAAGGAACTCAGTCTAAAAGCTGAACACAGTGAAGAGCTCAAGCATATCCAACTTCAAGCTGAAAACGAATTGAAAGAG aAAATGACATCGCTGAGGAACGAACATGAAGCCCAGCTTAGAGGTTTGAGGCTGGAGCACGAAGATGAGTGTAAGAAGCTGCAGGATGAGTTGGATCTTCAAAAGTCCAAA GAGGAGAGACAGAGGGCATTACTGCAATTGCAGTGGAGAGTTATGGGTGATAAACCACAGGAGGACAAAGAAGTGAATTCAAAGAAG GATTACTCCATTTCGTCAAGGCAGATAAGAAACTCTGTTGGTAGAAAAAGAGGTCAGCATTCTCTGGTACcagagaatgatgaaaag GATTCACCGTTACTGGTAGCAACACAAACTCCAGTGTCAAAGTTGTTGAAGAAAGTAGAGAACGCAAACACAGGAAGTATAATGAGTATTCCAAAGCATCACAAAAAG GTAACTCATCGGGAATATGAAGTTGAAACTTCTAATGGAAGAACAGTCACGAAAAGAAGGAGAACAAGAAGCACAGTGATGTTTGAA GatccaagaaaacataaaaagacaAGTACTCCAAAAGCCACTACTCCCAGGAGTGTTGTTAAG GCATCTAAGGGAGGAGGTCAACCAAATCCTTCAAACATAGGGGACTTGTTTTCAGAAGGGTCTCTGAATCCATATGCAGACGATCCCTATGCATTTGATTAA
- the LOC117616441 gene encoding probable mitochondrial adenine nucleotide transporter BTL3, with translation MFGDGSKAAKSAIFTNPPSSHSHSNPSNSPTPQSKHTLTKTTTATAHKTQNLFNPIPTHKMDDPNSSLFIIGGLFLEPTVSNSLLNSVVSFRKSSSAVVSGSGSSYGFRLRAVAGGGFLSVSLKSDGVVRDSKGCLVQNGDEGSEEAVVEETRTEKVGIRGGRAMNTTKHLWAGAIAAMVSRTFVAPLERLKLEYIVRGEQRHLFELVKSIAVSQGVRGFWKGNLVNILRTAPFKAINFYAYDTYRKQLLRFSGNKETTNFGRFVAGAAAGITATILCLPLDTIRTKLVAPGGEVLGGVIGAFHHMIQTEGFFSLYKGLVPSIASMAPSGAVFYGVYDILKSAYLHSPDGRKRIQKMSQQGLGLNAFDQLELGPVRTLLYGAIAGACAEAATYPFEVVRRQLQLQVQATKMSALATCMKIVEHGGVPALYAGLVPSLLQVLPSAAISYFVYEFMKIVLKVE, from the exons ATGTTTGGCGATGGAAGCAAAGCTGCCAAATCCGCCATTTTCACCAACCCCCCTTCTTCCCATTCGCATTCCAATCCCTCGAACTCTCCAACCCCACAATCCAAACACACTCTGACGAAGACGACCACAGCCACAGcccacaaaacccaaaacctatTCAATCCCATTCCCACGCATAAAATGGACGACCCAAATTCGAGCCTTTTCATCATCGGCGGCTTGTTTTTGGAACCCACAGTTTCCAATTCTCTGCTCAATTCCGTAGTGTCGTTCCGGAAGTCTTCTTCGGCTGTCGTTTCCGGGTCTGGTTCGTCGTATGGGTTTAGGCTGAGAGCGGTGGCTGGAGGTGGGTTCTTGTCGGTGAGCTTGAAAAGCGATGGGGTTGTACGGGACTCCAAAGGGTGTTTGGTGCAGAACGGAGATGAGGGTTCGGAGGAGGCGGTGGTTGAAGAGACGAGGACAGAGAAAGTTGGGATTAGGGGAGGTAGAGCTATGAACACCACCAAGCATTTGTGGGCTGGTGCtatagccgccatggtttccaG AACTTTTGTTGCACCTCTTGAGAGACTAAAGCTGGAATATATAGTTCGTGGAGAACAGAGGCATCTATTTGAGCTGGTTAAGTCAATTGCGGTTTCTCAGGGCGTGAGGGGCTTTTGGAAGGGGAACTTAGTCAATATTCTTCGTACAGCTCCATTTAAAGCAATCAATTTCTATGCTTATGATACTTACAGAAAACAATTGCTCCGCTTCTCCGGAAATAAGGAGACTACAAATTTTGGGAGGTTTGTTGCCGGTGCTGCAGCTGGAATTACTGCTACCATACTCTGCTTACCTCTTGACACG ATTCGGACTAAGTTGGTGGCTCCTGGTGGGGAAGTCTTGGGTGGTGTAATTGGTGCTTTCCACCACATGATCCAAACTGAAGGGTTCTTTTCACTTTATAAGGGCTTGGTACCCTCCATCGCAAGCATGGCACCTTCAGGTGCAGTTTTCTATGGTGTCTATGATATATTAAAATCAGCTTATCTGCATTCACCAGATGGAAGGAAAAGAATCCAAAAGATGAGCCAACAAGGGCTGGGCCTGAATGCTTTCGACCAACTGGAGCTGGGACCTGTTAGGACATTACTTTATGGAGCTATTGCTGGTGCTTGTGCAGAAGCTGCCACATATCCGTTTGAAGTGGTGAGGAGACAGCTGCAATTGCAAGTCCAGGCAACTAAAATGAGTGCCTTGGCAACTTGTATGAAAATAGTGGAACACGGAGGTGTCCCAGCTCTTTATGCAGGACTTGTTCCCAGCTTGTTACAG GTACTTCCCTCAGCTGCAATAAGTTACTTCGTTTATGAGTTCATGAAGATTGTTCTCAAGGTAGAATGA
- the LOC117614836 gene encoding uncharacterized protein LOC117614836 isoform X1, translating to MSPSGDLCTCFAGENGGPYGDHHESADPNCTHCKKSDPSPSSFYYSSSLGYVSVPLSDSEKLRRVVTASIKGFTIGAGLKGGLAIFSILARLRRRKLLASLRKEGVITNNEAIVTALKETLRYGLFLGTFAGTFVSVDEIIGSLAGHRGTAKWRALLAGAIAGPSMLLTGLNTQHTSLAIYILMRAAVLASRCGIKSKRFGGICKPLTWAHGDIFLMCLSSSQILSAYILKQESLPPSYKSFLNKHGGKDTVILQGVKEIASGIPFTNLEAIEKYYKSIGTNIKLDPAMEVPCSIVHGDQSCSAHIISFLVQAYKRALPVYLPVYLIPALIVHRQDLLKRHYSILLKGLLGTARSSLFLSVYCSSAWAWTCFLFRIFRRCNIPMVAMGTFPTGLALAIEKKSRRTEISLYCLARAIESFFTCMADTGYLPPSTKMKRADVVIFSLSTAIIMHCYAQEREVFRSKYLNVLDWVFGVPPPSCETPRCKMS from the exons ATGTCGCCGTCCGGCGACCTCTGCACATGTTTCGCCGGCGAAAATGGCGGTCCTTACGGTGACCACCACGAATCCGCCGATCCGAATTGTACGCATTGCAAGAAATCCGATCCGTCGCCGTCGTCGTTTTACTATTCTTCTTCGCTCGGATACGTTTCGGTGCCATTGAGCGACTCGGAAAAGCTACGGCGGGTCGTAACTGCCTCAATCAAGGGCTTCACCATCGGAGCTGGTCTCAAAGGCGGGCTCGCCATTTTCTCCATCTTAGCTCGATTGAGACGACGAAAGCTCTTAGCCTCTCTCAG GAAGGAGGGTGTGATTACAAATAATGAAGCTATTGTTACTGCTTTGAAAGAGACATTGAGATATGGTCTATTTCTTGGAACTTTTGCTGGTACATTTGTTTCAGTGGATGAGATTATAGGTTCTTTGGCTGGTCACCGTGG GACAGCCAAATGGAGGGCTTTGTTAGCAGGGGCTATAGCTGGGCCATCGATGCTTCTCACTGGCCTGAACACGCAGCATACGAGCTTGGCCATATACATACTTATGCGTGCTGCTGTGTTGGCGTCGCGGTGTGGGATTAAAAGCAAACGGTTCGGGGGCATTTGTAAACCTCTCACTTGGGCTCATGGTGACATTTTTCTTATGTGTCTCTCCTCTTCGCAAATTCT GTCTGCTTACATATTGAAGCAGGAAAGTTTACCTCCATCATACAAATCTTTTCTCAATAAACATGGTGGAAAGGATACAGTAATATTGCAAGGTGTAAAAGAGATTGCAAGTGGCATACCTTTTACTAATTTGGAAGCAAtagaaaaatattacaaatCCATTGGAACAAATATTAAACTAGATCCAGCCATGGAAGTTCCCTGCTCG ATTGTACATGGAGATCAGTCGTGTAGTGCGCATATTATTTCTTTCCTAGTTCAAGCCTATAAGAGAGCATTACCAGTTTATCTTCCAGTGTATCTGATTCCCGCCCTTATAGTTCATCGCCAAGATCTCCTGAAAAG GCATTACTCTATACTACTAAAGGGCCTTCTTGGTACTGCAAGATCAAGCTTGTTTCTATCCGTATATTGCTCATCTGCCTG GGCATGGACATGCTTTCTATTTAGGATTTTCAGGAGATGTAATATTCCAATGGTAGCAATGGGGACG TTCCCAACTGGCTTGGCCTTGGCCATTGAGAAGAAAAGCAGGCGAACTGAGATTTCCCTCTACTGTCTTGCTCGGGCCATCGAGAGCTTTTTCACATGCATGGCTGATACCGGATACTTGCCACcatcaacaaaaatgaagaGAGCTGATGTTGTAATCTTCAGCTTATCCACGGCAATCATAATGCATTGCTATGCACAGGAGAGGGAAGTGTTCCGATCCAAATACTTGAATGTCCTTGATTGGGTTTTTGGCGTCCCACCTCCTTCTTGTGAAACCCCTCGCTGCAAAATGAGTTAG